One window of the Leptospira koniambonensis genome contains the following:
- a CDS encoding response regulator transcription factor: MKVEPLKILVAEDNLKLRKAMISGLEESGKIKSVFDCDSGEEAIRHCLEGEADVLLLDVRLAGKLNGIETIISIRKEFPRKPVVIYSIQDSDEYFRTFRSSGILSHYAYVRKSNYLLPQMVVPLIRLAYDGKSFIDPEIESRVTEVREKDENSPLAVLEPNERSVAEMLAQGFSNEQIAQHFGFKDKRTISRINGQIYSAWGLNETNSDEKVARTRAALIVLSNRFLEWGEDEKIFYRNSSGERIPWAGNIDNRS; the protein is encoded by the coding sequence ATGAAAGTCGAGCCTCTCAAAATACTGGTTGCAGAAGATAATCTAAAGCTTAGAAAGGCGATGATCTCTGGCTTAGAAGAATCCGGAAAAATAAAATCAGTATTCGATTGTGACTCAGGAGAAGAAGCTATCCGTCATTGTTTAGAAGGGGAAGCAGACGTTCTCCTTTTGGATGTAAGACTTGCCGGAAAATTAAATGGAATAGAGACAATCATCTCGATTCGGAAAGAATTTCCGCGTAAACCTGTAGTCATCTATTCTATCCAAGACAGTGACGAATATTTCAGAACATTCAGAAGTTCCGGAATTTTAAGCCATTATGCTTACGTTCGAAAATCAAATTATCTTTTACCACAAATGGTAGTCCCTCTCATTCGATTGGCTTATGACGGAAAAAGTTTTATAGATCCAGAAATCGAATCCAGAGTTACAGAAGTCAGGGAAAAGGACGAAAATTCTCCTCTTGCCGTATTAGAACCAAACGAAAGATCAGTAGCAGAAATGTTAGCTCAAGGATTTAGTAATGAACAAATCGCGCAACATTTTGGATTTAAAGATAAAAGAACAATCAGCAGGATCAACGGCCAGATCTATTCTGCTTGGGGACTTAACGAAACCAATTCAGACGAAAAAGTCGCACGAACAAGAGCGGCACTCATTGTACTATCCAATCGATTTTTAGAATGGGGAGAAGACGAAAAAATATTTTATAGGAATTCTTCCGGAGAAAGAATTCCTTGGGCTGGTAATATTGACAATAGATCTTGA